CTCGATGCCGACACCCGTGAAGCGTTCATCCGCCTGTTGTTCGACGAGTGCCGGGCAGCCGGCGCCAGCCTGTTGTTCGTCAGCCACGACCAGAGCTTGGCACCGCTGTTCGACCGTCACCTTTCCCTGGCCGAACTCAACCGCGCCGCCAAGCCCCGGGAGGCCTGATGTACCTGCTTCGTCTTGCCCTGGCCAGCCTGGCCAACCGCCGTTTCACCGCGTTTCTCACCGCCTTTGCCATCGCCCTGTCGGTGTGCCTGCTGCTGGCCGTGGAGCGGGTTCGCACCGAGGCCCGCGCCAGCTTCGCCAGCACCATCAGCGGTACCGACCTGATCGTTGGCGCCCGCTCTGGCTCGGTGAACCTGTTGTTGTATTCGGTGTTCCGCATCGGCAACGCCACCAATAACATTCGCTGGGACAGTTACCAGCACTACGCCCAGGACCCACGGGTAAAGTGGGCCATCCCCATCTCGCTGGGCGACTCGCACCGCGGCTATCGCGTGATGGGCACCACGGGCGACTACTTCAACCACTACCAATATGGCCGTAGGCAGCACCTGGAACTGAGCCAGGGCCGTGCCTTCGCCGATGACCCGTTCGAGGTGGTACTCGGCGCCGAAGTGGCCGAGGCATTGCACTACAAATTGGGCGACAAACTGGTGCTGGCCCATGGTGTGGCGGCGATCAGCCTGGTCAAGCACGACGACAAGCCGTTCACCGTGGTCGGTGTGCTCAAGCGTACGGGTACACCGGTCGACCGCACCCTGCATATCAGCCTGGGGGGTATGGAGGCCATCCATATCGACTGGCACAACGGCGTGCCCGCCCGTGGCGCGGGACGCATCAGCGCCGAACAGGCCCGCAGCATGGACCTGCAACCTGCCGCCATCACCGCGTTCATGCTTGGCCTGAACAGCAAAATCGCCACTTTCAGCCTGCAACGGGAAATCAACGAGTACCGCAACGAACCCTTGCTGGCGATCTTGCCGGGGGTCGCCCTGCAGGAGCTTTGGAGCCTGATGGGTACCGCAGAGCAGGCGCTGTTCGTGGTCTCGCTGTTCGTGGTGCTGACCGGGTTGATCGGCATGCTCACGGCGATTCTCACCAGCCTCAACGAGCGCCGGCGGGAAATGGCGATACTGCGGTCGGTCGGCGCCAGGCCGTGGCACATCGCGGGGCTGCTGGTACTGGAAGCGCTGGCGCTGGCTACAGTCGGGATCGCGGCCGGGCTTGGGTTGCTATATGCGGGTATTGCCTTGGCCCAGGGGTACGTACAGGCCAACTACGGTTTGTACCTGCCGCTGGCCCTGCCGAGCGCTCACGAATGGACCTTGCTGGCTATCATCCTGGGCGCCGCGTTGCTGATGGGCAGCGTACCGGCCTGGCGTGCCTATCGGCAGTCGCTGGCCGATGGCTTGTCGATCCACCTCTGAGAACCTGCAATGATCAAGAACCTCACCGCCTTCTTCGCGGGCAACCCCGCTCCCACAAGGCTCGCCACAGGCGTCAGACCTTGTGGAGTACCTGTGGGAGCGGGCTTGCCCGCGAAGAGGCCAGCCCTGCAGACGCTGCTGATCCTGCTTCTGACAGTGGCGCTGCCATTGTGGGCCGCCGAGCCCCGCGAACTGGACTGGCCCGCCCTCATCCCGGAAGGCGCGCCGGTCATCCCGCCGCAGCTCGCGCCGCTGCACGACCTGTCGCAGCTCAGCAATGCCCTGGCCGCCGAATCGGCGCCCGCCGCCCGCCAGCAGGCGCCGGACGCCCCGGTGGTGAAAAGCCTCGATGGCCAGCAGATCAAGCTGCCCGGCTACATTGTGCCGCTGGAGGTCAGCGAAGAAGGCCGCACCACCGAGTTTCTGCTGGTGCCCTACTACGGCGCCTGTATCCACGTGCCGCCACCG
The sequence above is drawn from the Pseudomonas putida genome and encodes:
- a CDS encoding DUF3299 domain-containing protein; translation: MQTLLILLLTVALPLWAAEPRELDWPALIPEGAPVIPPQLAPLHDLSQLSNALAAESAPAARQQAPDAPVVKSLDGQQIKLPGYIVPLEVSEEGRTTEFLLVPYYGACIHVPPPPSNQIVHIVSEMGVRVEDLYQPYWIEGKMQVSASSSELADAGYQMEAEKIYAYELK
- a CDS encoding ABC transporter permease; this translates as MYLLRLALASLANRRFTAFLTAFAIALSVCLLLAVERVRTEARASFASTISGTDLIVGARSGSVNLLLYSVFRIGNATNNIRWDSYQHYAQDPRVKWAIPISLGDSHRGYRVMGTTGDYFNHYQYGRRQHLELSQGRAFADDPFEVVLGAEVAEALHYKLGDKLVLAHGVAAISLVKHDDKPFTVVGVLKRTGTPVDRTLHISLGGMEAIHIDWHNGVPARGAGRISAEQARSMDLQPAAITAFMLGLNSKIATFSLQREINEYRNEPLLAILPGVALQELWSLMGTAEQALFVVSLFVVLTGLIGMLTAILTSLNERRREMAILRSVGARPWHIAGLLVLEALALATVGIAAGLGLLYAGIALAQGYVQANYGLYLPLALPSAHEWTLLAIILGAALLMGSVPAWRAYRQSLADGLSIHL